A single genomic interval of Piliocolobus tephrosceles isolate RC106 chromosome 7, ASM277652v3, whole genome shotgun sequence harbors:
- the FOXH1 gene encoding forkhead box protein H1, whose amino-acid sequence MFPSPSLFLPSLPSPFHPNDKGPSPPAPARPQAPALPPILPHCPAPSTRPGPCPRCLPSRMGPCSGSRLGPPEAESPSQPPKRRKKRYLRHDKPPYTYLAMIALVIQAAPSRRLKLAQIIRQVQAVFPFFREDYEGWKDSIRHNLSSNRCFRKVPKDPAKPQAKGNFWAVDVSLIPAEALRLQNTALCRRWQKGGARGAFAKDLGPYVLHGRPYRPPSPPPPPSEGFSIKSLLGGSGEGAPWQGLAPQSSPVPAGTGNSGEEAVPTPPLPSSERSLWSLCPLPGPTRVEGETLQGGDIGPSTLSPEPRAWPLHLLQGASVPGGLSSGGHRASLWGQLPTSYLPIYTPNVVMPLAPPPTSCPQCPPSNSPAYWGVAPETRGPPGLLWDLDALFQGVPPNKSIYDVWVSHPRDLAAPGPGWLLSWCSL is encoded by the exons AtgttcccctcccccagcctcttcctcccttccctcccctcccccttccatCCGAATGATAAAGGCCCCAGCCCGCCTGCCCCAGCCCGGCCTCAGGCCCCGGCCCTGCCTCCTATACTGCCCCACTGCCCTGCACCCTCCACCCGGCCAGGCCCCTGCCCACGCTGTCTACCGTCCCGCATGGGGCCCTGCAGCGGCTCCCGCCTGGGGCCCCCAGAGGCAGAGTCGCCCTCCCAGCCCcccaagaggaggaagaagaggtacCTGCGACATGACAAGCCCCCCTACACCTACTTGGCCATGATCGCCTTGGTGATTCAGGCCGCACCCTCCCGCAGACTGAAGCTGGCCCAG ATCATCCGTCAGGTCCAGGCCGTGTTCCCCTTCTTCAGGGAAGACTACGAGGGCTGGAAAGACTCCATTCGCCACAACCTTTCCTCCAACCGATGCTTCCGCAAG GTGCCCAAGGACCCTGCAAAGCCCCAGGCCAAGGGCAACTTCTGGGCGGTCGACGTGAGCCTGATCCCAGCAGAGGCGCTAAGGCTGCAGAACACAGCCCTGTGCAGACGCTGGCAGAAAGGAGGTGCGCGCGGAGCCTTCGCCAAGGACCTGGGCCCCTACGTGCTGCACGGCCGGCCGTACCGGCCGCCCagtcccccaccaccacccagtGAGGGCTTCAGCATCAAGTCCCTGTTAGGGGGGTCCGGGGAGGGGGCACCCTGGCAGGGGCTAGCTCCACAGAGCAGCCCAGTTCCTGCAGGCACAGGGAACAGTGGGGAGGAGGCagtgcccaccccacccctgccctcttCTGAGAGGTCTCTGTGGTCCCTCTGCCCTCTTCCTGGCCCCACGAGAGTAGAGGGGGAGACTTTACAGGGCGGAGACATCGGGCCCTCGACCCTCTCCCCAGAGCCTAGGGCCTGGCCTCTCCACTTACTGCAGGGCGCCTCAGTTCCTGGGGGGCTGTCCAGTGGGGGACACAGGGCCTCCCTCTGGGGACAGCTGCCCACCTCCTACTTGCCTATCTACACTCCCAATGTGGTAATgcccttggcaccaccacccacCTCCTGTCCTCAGTGTCCACCATCAAACAGCCCTGCCTACTGGGGGGTGGCCCCTGAAACCCGAGGGCCCCCAGGGCTGCTCTGGGATCTAGACGCCCTCTTCCAGGGGGTGCCACCCAACAAAAGTATCTACGATGTTTGGGTCAGCCACCCTCGCGACCTGGCGGCCCCTGGCCCAGGCTGGCTGCTCTCCTGGTGCAGCCTGTGA